In Novipirellula caenicola, a single window of DNA contains:
- a CDS encoding ferritin: protein MSHHQVTDALNEQLSCELGSWYAYLAMSAWCDRQQLTGCAGWLRAQAQEEYTHAMKIYDFLLVRDVEVKLTQVDPPRQEFANIVEIFEWALKQEKENTQRIDALFQLAMEQKAFASLVELQWFITEQVEEEQSARANLARIKMVANDPAAILDFDNMLGERNLPMDTTPH, encoded by the coding sequence ATGTCTCATCATCAAGTCACCGACGCCCTGAATGAACAACTCTCCTGCGAATTGGGTTCATGGTATGCCTATCTGGCCATGAGCGCTTGGTGTGATCGCCAACAATTGACCGGATGCGCCGGTTGGCTTCGGGCTCAAGCCCAAGAAGAGTACACCCATGCCATGAAGATCTACGACTTCCTGCTCGTCCGCGATGTCGAGGTGAAGTTGACTCAAGTTGATCCGCCACGACAAGAATTTGCCAATATCGTCGAGATTTTTGAGTGGGCGCTCAAGCAAGAGAAAGAAAACACGCAGCGCATCGACGCCCTGTTCCAACTTGCCATGGAACAGAAAGCGTTTGCGTCGTTGGTGGAATTACAGTGGTTCATCACCGAACAAGTCGAAGAGGAGCAGTCGGCTCGAGCCAATCTTGCTCGCATCAAGATGGTGGCCAATGATCCCGCAGCGATCTTGGATTTCG